The following coding sequences are from one Triticum aestivum cultivar Chinese Spring chromosome 5A, IWGSC CS RefSeq v2.1, whole genome shotgun sequence window:
- the LOC123104172 gene encoding ETHYLENE INSENSITIVE 3-like 3 protein, with product MDQLALLATEFGDSSDFEVDGINENDVSDEEIEPEELARRMWKDRVRLRRIKERQQKLALQQAELELEKSKPKQISDQAMRKKMARAHDGILKYMLKLMEVCNARGFVYGIIPEKGKPVSGASDNIRAWWKEKVKFDKNGPAAIAKYEAEHLVDADAQSSVVKTEHSLMDLQDATLGSLLSSLMQHCNPPQRKYPLEKGTPTPWWPAGNEEWWAALGLPRGQIAPYKKPHDLKKVWKVGVLTCVIKHMSPNFDKIRNHVRKSKILQDKMTAKESLIWLGVLQREERLVLGIDNGVSEITHRSAPEDRNGTRNAQSSSNEYDVDGFEEAPLSISSKDDEQGLSPAAQSSEEHVSGRDRERANTKHLYQAVVLKEGTKKQPPKRKRARHSSVAVEQEVQRTDDAPENPGNLIPDMNRLDQVEIPGMANHQITSFNQMAVTSEALQHSGNAQGHVYLPGSGVNGFDNAQPVDATPVSIYQPVLYGSSDNARSKSGNPFPLHANSGFNSFPSNYQTLPPKQSVPLPMMDHHVVPMGIRAPADNSPYGDHVIGGGISTSVPGDMQHLVDFPFYGEQDKFVGSSFEGLPLDYISMSSPIPDIDDLLLHDDDLMEYLGT from the coding sequence ATGGATCAGCTGGCTTTGCTCGCGACGGAGTTCGGGGATTCGTCCGACTTCGAGGTCGACGGCATCAACGAGAACGATGTCAGCGACGAGGAGATTGAGCCGGAGGAGCTGGCCCGGCGAATGTGGAAGGACAGGGTCAGGCTCCGGAGGATCAAGGAGAGGCAGCAGAAGCTGGCCCTGCAGCAGGCCGAACTGGAGCTGGAGAAGTCCAAGCCCAAGCAGATATCCGACCAGGCCATGCGCAAGAAGATGGCCAGGGCGCACGACGGGATCCTCAAGTACATGCTCAAGCTGATGGAGGTGTGCAATGCCCGTGGGTTTGTGTACGGGATCATCCCTGAGAAAGGGAAGCCTGTGAGCGGTGCCTCGGATAACATTAGAGCTTGGTGgaaggagaaggttaagtttgatAAGAATGGTCCGGCAGCGATTGCAAAGTACGAGGCCGAGCACTTGGTGGATGCTGATGCTCAGAGTAGCGTTGTCAAGACCGAGCACAGCTTGATGGATCTCCAAGACGCCACTCTGGGCTCACTGCTTTCGTCATTGATGCAGCACTGTAATCCACCGCAGCGCAAGTACCCCCTGGAGAAGGGCACTCCGACCCCATGGTGGCCTGCGGGGAATGAAGAGTGGTGGGCTGCCTTGGGCCTTCCAAGGGGACAGATTGCTCCTTACAAAAAACCTCATGATCTTAAGAAGGTTTGGAAGGTCGGTGTGCTTACATGTGTTATTAAGCACATGTCCCCTAACTTCGATAAGATCAGAAACCATGTTCGCAAATCCAAAATCTTGCAGGATAAAATGACTGCAAAGGAGAGCCTGATTTGGTTGGGAGTTCTACAGAGAGAGGAAAGGCTTGTGCTTGGCATTGACAATGGCGTCTCAGAGATTACTCACCGCAGTGCTCCAGAAGACAGAAATGGAACTAGGAACGCACAGAGCAGCAGTAACGAGTATGATGTTGATGGTTTTGAGGAGGCTCCTCTTTCAATATCATCTAAAGATGATGAGCAAGGTCTTTCTCCAGCTGCACAATCCAGCGAGGAGCATGTCTCCGGAAGAGACAGAGAAAGGGCGAACACTAAACATCTTTATCAGGCTGTTGTTCTTAAGGAAGGAACAAAAAAACAACCACCAAAGAGAAAAAGAGCACGTCACAGTTCCGTTGCTGTTGAGCAGGAGGTACAAAGGACTGATGATGCACCAGAAAATCCAGGAAATCTGATTCCCGATATGAACCGACTGGACCAAGTAGAGATTCCAGGCATGGCTAACCACCAGATTACAAGCTTCAATCAGATGGCCGTTACAAGTGAAGCTTTACAACACAGTGGAAATGCTCAAGGGCATGTTTATCTTCCTGGGTCTGGGGTTAATGGCTTTGATAATGCCCAACCTGTGGATGCTACTCCTGTAAGCATATATCAGCCTGTACTTTATGGAAGTAGTGATAATGCCAGGTCAAAGTCTGGAAACCCCTTTCCACTGCATGCCAATTCTGGTTTTAATAGTTTTCCCAGTAACTATCAGACTTTACCTCCGAAACAATCAGTGCCATTACCTATGATGGATCATCATGTGGTTCCCATGGGTATCAGGGCACCAGCTGACAACAGTCCTTATGGTGATCATGTGATTGGTGGTGGAATTTCAACTTCTGTCCCTGGAGATATGCAACACCTCGTAGATTTTCCATTCTACGGTGAGCAAGATAAGTTTGTTGGCAGTTCTTTTGAGGGGTTACCTTTGGACTATATCAGTATGAGCAGCCCGATCCCAGATATTGATGATTTGCTGCTGCATGATGATGATTTAATGGAATACCTGGGAACATAA